The Leucobacter viscericola sequence ACAGTATCGGCCTATTGAGTTTCAGTCAGTCCAGGACCACTATAACGCGCAGACTCTGCCACCTGCATATGCCAAAACGTTGATCCATGACCCTGACGGGCTTTGGACGAAGGCAATGACTTCTGCTGGACCACAGCTGGTTGTAGGAATGCGCGGATGTGGTAAAACGATGTTGCTTCGTTCTCTTGAATGGTCTGCACATGCTGTTCTCAACCGGGGTGAGAACCAGAATGATGCGAGAGTAAGACTTGAAGAGCAGAGTTATCTTGGCCTGTTCGTCTCCTGCGCCTATTTACTCCGTGCTCCACGTGAACAGGTCGGACGAGGTGCGCTGCAGAGGCTTTACCTTGCATACGCACGTGAAGCGGTCAGGGCGGCACTTACCTGTGAGGTGCACAATCTAGGTGAAATCCAACCCGAAGCCATGGACAGATTATGTGAGTTGATTAAGGCGACGGTCCCGACTTTCGAGCTTAAGGGTGATGCTGCTTCTTTCCATCAAGTTGAGTTGGAACTAAGCAAAGCCATACAAAGAGATGTGCCCGATCACGTCCGACGTGCATTCGTGCCATTGGAGGCGTTCACTGAACTTGCGAAGGGCATTCGCTCGTTGGTTGATATTTGGGAAAGTAAAACCGTGCTTTTCCTTCTTGATGATGTAAGTAAGAGATTTGTGAGTGAAGAAGATCTTACAGACCTGCTTACGCAATTTTGCTTGAAAAGCGAGACTTTTGGGTTCAAGATCAGTACTGAAACGCAGACGCAGGTTTTGCATTCACCAAGTGGAGAACGGGCGCTAGAAGGTCGCGACTATCAGGTGTTTGATCTTGGTGAAAGAGTGCTCCAGGCGCTGTCTGGAAGAAAAGGCAGCCGATTCTTAGCGGAAATATTAGATCGTCGTCAAAGGCTGGTGGGCGGAGAGCTCTCGATATCCGCAAAAGCCAAGTTGGGCGACCAGAGTCTTCGTGCTCTTGCTGAGGCAATTCGGACTTCAGGGCCTGAGGATTCTCCGGGTAGAAAGAGTTATTACCATGGGCTTTCGGCTCTGGCTGCAGTCTGTGTGGGCGACATAGGTGATGTCCTTCAGATCTTCCACAAGATGACCACAGATGTTTCTCCGACTGAAAAAGTTAGCCCGAAGCATCAGCATCGCGTATTTGTTGACGAAGGTCGTCTGCGATTACTTTCCCTAGTGAAGCTTGAAGTTGATGATGCCTGGTACTTCAATCACAGTGTCGCGTTTGCTAGCGCAAGTTATCAGGAGTTGGTGCAGCGGGAAAGAATCCGCCAATATGCTGACATCTTTATTGAAATTGATAGCAGTGATAAATCGGCCTTCCAGAGACTTATGGCTTTGGTGGACAAGGGTGTTTACATAATCATCGGGTTTAGGCAGCGTTCTAAGACGATTGAGGGTGACCCCATCTATCAGTTTGCCCTGAGATTTCGAAAACTATTTGGGCTATATCATGGCATGCCGCTCAGTAATCGCGACCGGTTCGAGCTCAACGGGGAAGACGTTCCGAAGTGGCTTAAAGAACCTACTTCAGAGATCTTGACGTCTTTGGGCGGTTCCAGTGACAGTGGGGCCTACGGTTGGTTGCCGCAGATTCTGGATGACGAAGAGGAGTTACTAGACGTTCAGCCCGGTCAGTCAATTTTCGAACTTGAAGCGGCCCCCGCCCCGACCTTGTTTGATGATAAGAGTTTCGCTGAAGATAAAGGAGACGAGGCTAAGTCTGGCGCACCGCGCACGGCCAATAATGTCGCAATTGATGAACTGCCCATCGGGCCGGACACGCTCAACTGGGCGAGCGCAACTCTCGTAGCTGCTGTTGGATTTGAAGACAGGGCGTCTGAGTCGCTTGAGATGCTTGCTAAGCAAGGAGTGACGAGTGTCGGATCGTTGGTGCTGGCGAGGTATGCAGAGGCTGGAAATGCTGTCGATATTGAGACCGCTTGCTCTAAACTCTCGTCGCGCATCCAGCACTTTGATGTGGATACCGCTCGGGATCCTTCCAAGATGGTGGAAGAACTTGTCGAGTCGTTTCCGGAAGGTCCAGTAATTGTCGATGTCTCCGGGTTAACCAAGCCACTAATTTATTGCTTCACGAATACGGTTCTTAGGTCCCGGCATCGGCTCTTTATTGTGCACAGTGCGGCAAAAATGTATTTCCCTGCACCGGAAGAACTCAGCCCAATGCTTAAGCTACTTGACTCAGGAAAGTTCCCAGAGGGATTAAGGGGCCTCGATGCGATTACGCCTGGGGAGGGCACTTCGTTTCAGTCTGTGACAATTGGGGAGCCGTGGATTGATGCATCGCTTCGCTCACTCTTAATTGCATTCGTAACTCTGAAGTATCGCCGACTTGATGCGATCCTTGGAGGTATCTCGGCGGATAAAATTATTGGGGTGCGGACGACTCACTCGACAGCGCCGAAAGGAGCAGAAAGTCGTGCGATCGGCATGATTAGTGACTATCTGGTTTCAGGGCAAAACGGTGTTTTGAGGTCTGCAGGTGCGATGGATGCCAAAGTTACCTATGACTTGCTCATGGAATACTATGATGAATATGTTCTTGATGATGCATATAGAATTGATGTTGCTTTGACTGGGACGAAAATGCAGACTGTTGGAGTCGGCGCTTTTTCGGCAGTAGGCAAAATCGCGAGTGTGCTTTATTCGGCTCCTGCGAATCGTGACACCACTCGATTTACGAAGGGCATCGGGCGGACCCGTCTATTTGAGTTGACGGTTAAACGGAGTCGTTGAGGCAGGCCGGTTGTCCTGTGCTTTGGTGATTTGTTTTTGGAGCTGGCGTCTCATCTCCTAAACCAACAACCACCCCGCACCCAACACGGTAACCACCAAAACCCCAACCTCAAACACCCGCTGCGGCACTCGCGAAGCGACCCACCGCCCAAAGAACGCTCCCGCAATCACCCCGGGAATCAAAACCAGATCAAGCACCAAACTCTCCCAAGTCACCAGCCCGAGCCCCACCGAAAGAGGCAGCTTAGCCACGTTCACCATGGCGAAGAACCACGCCGCGGTGCCCAGAAACTCCTTGACGGGAAAGCGCGCGGCCAGAAAGTACATGGACATGACGGGTCCACCCGCATTGGCCACCATCGTCGTGAATCCGCCCAGCGATCCATACCCCACACTGGCCAAGCGGCTGCCAGCCACAGATCCAGAGCCCTGCGAGATCCACCGCCTCCAAACGGTCACAGCAACGACCAGCAGCAGGATTACCCCGATCACCCGTCGCACCGACGAGTCATCGGCCAGAGCCAAAAACAGCACACCGAGCAAAAGCCCACCCACAACAGCAGGAGCCAGCCGCAGCAGAGCAGCCCAGTTAGCGTGCCGACGATACGTCCACACGGCAAAGATGTCGCCGACAATCAGCAGCACCAGCAGCACGCCGGTCGACTGCTTCGCGGGCATCAGCGCCGCAAAGATCGCAATAGAAACCGTATTGACCCCGGGCAGCGCGGTCTTCGAGAAGCCCACAATAAGCGCGGCCACACCAAGCAGAACCCAGGCGTAGACAGGCAGTTCGGGCAAAAGGAGACTCACCTGCCCAGCATAGGCCCGGATTCATGTTGCATTGTGTAGACAAACCAAAAATTACTCCGAATACAAACCCCAAAAATACGAGACCAAACACCCACCGCCCGTCAATTTGTCCTTTTGATAGGACATTGTTAGGCTCGCGAACAGCGCCTCCGCGCAACACCGCTCGGGGCTCGTAAAATGACGACGCGGTAGTTGCATTCGCCGTGTCAGGCAGGGGAAACCATGGCCGTACATTTAGATCAGGGCGTTTCGAAGCTCCCTCCGCTCACGGACGGATCGCACCGCCGCAGACTCGGCGTTGTCGCTCTGATCGCCACGTTCGGCGGTCTCCTCTTCGGTTACGACACCGGCGTCATCAATGGCGCACTCCGCCCCATGGCGGCAGAACTCGGGCTCACCCCCTTCACCGAGGGCGTCGTAGCGAGCTCTCTCATCTTCGCGGCAGCGATCGGCGCCATCTTCAGCGGCCGACTCTCTGACGCCTGGGGCCGCCGCAAAACCATCATCTTGCTGGCGGTCCTCTTTTTCGCCGGCACGGTCTTTGTAGTTGTCGCACCCGGCCTCGACATCTTGGTCATCGGTCGCATCCTGCTCGGCCTCGCGGTCGGCGGCGCCTCGACGGTCGTCCCGGTCTTCCTCGCCGAGCTCGCTCCCTACGAGATCCGCGGATCCCTCTCCGGTCGCAACGAACTCATGATCGTCGTCGGCCAGCTCGCCGCTTTCGTCATCAACGCGTTCATCGGCAACGTCTTCGGCCACATCGAGGGTGTCTGGCGCATCATGTTCGCGATCTGCGCGCTGCCCGCGATTGCCCTCTTCTTCGGTATGTTGCGCATGCCCGAATCACCACGTTGGCTTGTGGATCACGGTCGCAACGAAGAAGCGCTCGTTGTACTCAAGTCGGTGCGCTCCGAGGATCGCGCTGTTGCGGAACTAGGCGACCTGACGGCTCTCGCGAGCGCCGAGAAGGAGCACCGCTCCATCAGTTGGCGCGCCATCTTCACGAACAAAAACCTGCTCAAGATCCTGCTCATCGGCATTGGGGTCGGCATCGCCCAGCAGCTCACCGGCATCAACTCGATCATGTACTTCGGTCAGACCGTGCTCATCGAGTCGGGCTTCGACGAGAGTGCGGCCCTCATCGCGAACATCGCCCCGGGCATCATCGCCGTGGTTGGCGCCCTGATCGCCCTCTCGATGATGGACCGCTTCGACCGCCGCAAAACCTTCATCCTGGGCTTCTCGCTCACCACGGTCAGCCACCT is a genomic window containing:
- a CDS encoding sugar porter family MFS transporter, yielding MAVHLDQGVSKLPPLTDGSHRRRLGVVALIATFGGLLFGYDTGVINGALRPMAAELGLTPFTEGVVASSLIFAAAIGAIFSGRLSDAWGRRKTIILLAVLFFAGTVFVVVAPGLDILVIGRILLGLAVGGASTVVPVFLAELAPYEIRGSLSGRNELMIVVGQLAAFVINAFIGNVFGHIEGVWRIMFAICALPAIALFFGMLRMPESPRWLVDHGRNEEALVVLKSVRSEDRAVAELGDLTALASAEKEHRSISWRAIFTNKNLLKILLIGIGVGIAQQLTGINSIMYFGQTVLIESGFDESAALIANIAPGIIAVVGALIALSMMDRFDRRKTFILGFSLTTVSHLLIGLASMLLPVGNPLRPYIILLLVVIFVGSMQTFLNVAVWVYLSEIFPLHMRGFGMGVSVFMLWIANGFLSLYFLSLVDAVGITGTFFLFAAVGALALFFVWRCVPETRGRTLEALEEDVTTGAIYLKK
- a CDS encoding sulfite exporter TauE/SafE family protein; the encoded protein is MSLLLPELPVYAWVLLGVAALIVGFSKTALPGVNTVSIAIFAALMPAKQSTGVLLVLLIVGDIFAVWTYRRHANWAALLRLAPAVVGGLLLGVLFLALADDSSVRRVIGVILLLVVAVTVWRRWISQGSGSVAGSRLASVGYGSLGGFTTMVANAGGPVMSMYFLAARFPVKEFLGTAAWFFAMVNVAKLPLSVGLGLVTWESLVLDLVLIPGVIAGAFFGRWVASRVPQRVFEVGVLVVTVLGAGWLLV